A genome region from Bacillaceae bacterium IKA-2 includes the following:
- a CDS encoding DUF559 domain-containing protein, whose product MDLYDAKDPQQCKICNFDLNHNKQGRFTTHLKEKHGMKLEEYLLKYFYKKEQLLCQFEKCENLVQLRRGIPKKHCSQSCSGKSLLLCEYCNKTFYKKHKGTKTCSEDCAFKTKKEKITKWHALMAKEKKDIHFKNIISKTSTTRRRNKTPSWNSGKTGVYSDETIEKIRNATLEQMKNQRIVKTNIEKIMDKLLDELDVQHRYSFILNKRQFDFVLPDHRILIECDGDYWHANPKFYPNPAPWQIERIKIDELKNKIASSNGYKILRFWEDDIKENIDEVIKKITSYI is encoded by the coding sequence ATGGATCTATACGATGCAAAAGATCCCCAACAATGTAAAATATGCAATTTTGACCTTAACCATAATAAGCAAGGCAGATTTACAACTCATCTAAAAGAAAAGCATGGTATGAAATTAGAAGAATATCTTTTGAAATACTTTTATAAGAAAGAGCAGCTATTATGCCAGTTTGAAAAATGCGAGAATCTTGTACAATTAAGAAGAGGAATACCTAAAAAGCATTGCTCACAAAGTTGCAGCGGAAAAAGTCTTCTTCTATGCGAATACTGTAATAAGACATTTTACAAAAAGCATAAGGGAACAAAGACGTGTAGCGAAGATTGTGCATTCAAAACTAAAAAAGAAAAAATCACAAAATGGCATGCTTTAATGGCAAAGGAAAAGAAAGATATTCATTTTAAAAATATTATTTCTAAAACTTCAACTACAAGAAGAAGAAATAAAACACCATCTTGGAACAGTGGAAAAACAGGAGTTTATAGTGATGAAACAATAGAGAAAATCAGAAATGCCACTTTAGAACAAATGAAGAATCAAAGAATTGTCAAAACAAATATTGAAAAAATTATGGATAAGTTACTGGATGAATTAGATGTTCAGCATAGATATTCATTCATACTTAATAAAAGACAATTTGATTTTGTTCTTCCCGATCATAGGATTCTTATTGAATGTGACGGGGATTATTGGCATGCTAATCCAAAATTTTATCCAAACCCTGCTCCATGGCAAATAGAAAGAATAAAAATAGATGAGTTGAAAAATAAAATTGCCTCTTCAAATGGCTATAAAATTTTACGTTTTTGGGAAGACGACATCAAAGAAAACATAGATGAAGTTATCAAAAAAATAACATCGTATATATGA
- a CDS encoding biotin/lipoate A/B protein ligase family protein: MKQKWNFINSGKSAPAFNMALDEALLQWHSQGKIGPTIRFYGWNPATLSIGYFQKVEKEINLEAVQRYQLGFVRRPTGGRGVLHEHELTYSVIVSETYPKMPKGVTESYRVISEGVLEGFKQLGLDAYFAIPKTKAEQETLKHPRSAVCFDTPSWYELVVEGRKVAGSAQTRQKNVILQHGSIILDIDQNKLFDLFKFPSERVRERLLTGFGQKAVAINELSKRKITIEEAELAFKRGFEKGLDIELETYTLSDQQKAFVEELAVRRYGNDEWNFCK, from the coding sequence ATGAAACAAAAATGGAATTTTATTAACTCTGGGAAATCTGCACCAGCTTTTAATATGGCGTTAGATGAAGCGTTATTACAATGGCATAGTCAAGGGAAAATAGGTCCGACAATTCGTTTTTACGGGTGGAATCCAGCAACATTGTCTATTGGTTATTTTCAAAAGGTTGAAAAGGAAATAAATCTAGAAGCAGTCCAAAGATATCAATTAGGGTTTGTGAGAAGACCGACAGGAGGCAGGGGAGTTCTGCATGAACATGAACTTACTTACAGTGTGATCGTCTCAGAAACATACCCTAAGATGCCTAAAGGCGTAACTGAGTCATATCGGGTTATTTCTGAGGGGGTTCTTGAAGGATTTAAACAGTTAGGGTTAGATGCTTACTTTGCTATTCCAAAAACAAAAGCAGAGCAGGAAACGCTGAAGCACCCTCGTTCTGCTGTCTGCTTTGATACGCCTTCTTGGTATGAATTAGTAGTTGAAGGAAGAAAGGTTGCTGGAAGTGCGCAAACGAGACAAAAAAATGTCATTTTGCAGCATGGATCGATTATTTTAGATATCGATCAGAACAAACTTTTTGATCTATTTAAATTCCCAAGCGAGCGAGTTCGTGAACGTTTGTTAACGGGATTTGGCCAAAAGGCTGTCGCTATTAATGAGTTAAGTAAACGTAAAATTACAATAGAAGAAGCAGAATTGGCGTTTAAACGGGGATTTGAAAAAGGCCTCGATATCGAATTAGAGACGTATACGTTAAGTGATCAACAAAAGGCTTTTGTCGAAGAACTAGCAGTCAGGCGTTATGGAAATGATGAATGGAATTTTTGCAAGTGA
- a CDS encoding rhodanese-like domain-containing protein, giving the protein MIMNLVLGIMTAILVYLIVKRFIKPKYLKELPEDEFRQGYRKAQLIDVREQREFEGGHILGARSIPLSQLKQRAAELRPDKPIYLYCQTGSRSIRASEFLKKKHGCEDLSHLKGGFRKWSGKVKKK; this is encoded by the coding sequence ATGATCATGAATTTGGTATTAGGAATTATGACAGCAATTCTAGTATATTTAATAGTAAAAAGGTTTATTAAACCTAAATACTTAAAGGAACTCCCTGAAGATGAGTTTCGCCAAGGTTACCGAAAAGCACAACTAATTGATGTAAGAGAGCAAAGGGAATTTGAAGGCGGACATATTTTGGGTGCTAGAAGTATCCCCTTATCACAACTTAAGCAGCGCGCTGCAGAACTTAGACCGGACAAGCCTATCTACCTTTATTGTCAAACAGGATCTAGAAGTATTCGCGCTTCCGAATTTTTAAAGAAAAAACATGGCTGCGAAGATTTAAGTCATCTAAAAGGCGGCTTTCGTAAGTGGTCAGGAAAAGTTAAGAAAAAATAG
- the dat gene encoding D-amino-acid transaminase, whose protein sequence is MTYVLFNNQITMRENVKIDIEDRGYNFGDGIYEVIPVYNSKPFASEEHLQRFESSAEKLEIKLPYKKELLQSLLTDLIYKNNLVTGILYIQMTRGVFTRAHLYERNVPGLITGLTQKIDFPFEQKQTGIAVFVTEDIRWLRCDIKTINLLGNTMLKRQAADNQCHEAIMYRTTLLTEGSSSNLFIVKDGTLITHPATNLILNGITRQIILKLARQANIPIKEQAFTLEQLKEADEVFLTSTTQEVTPIVSTKGDLKTTFSIGTVTRTLQKLFIDYRETSSGE, encoded by the coding sequence ATGACTTACGTCCTATTTAATAATCAAATAACAATGCGAGAAAATGTAAAAATTGATATCGAAGACCGTGGCTATAATTTTGGGGATGGGATTTATGAGGTGATCCCAGTTTATAACTCAAAACCGTTTGCAAGCGAAGAGCATTTACAACGCTTTGAAAGTTCAGCTGAGAAATTAGAAATTAAGCTTCCGTATAAAAAGGAATTATTACAAAGTCTTTTAACTGATCTAATCTATAAAAATAACCTTGTAACAGGTATTCTTTACATACAAATGACCCGTGGTGTGTTTACACGAGCACATCTTTATGAACGAAATGTACCAGGACTTATTACTGGACTTACACAAAAAATCGACTTCCCGTTTGAGCAAAAACAAACTGGCATCGCTGTCTTCGTAACCGAAGACATTCGTTGGCTGCGCTGTGATATAAAAACAATTAATTTATTAGGTAATACAATGTTAAAAAGACAAGCTGCTGATAACCAATGTCATGAAGCAATTATGTATCGTACTACCTTATTAACTGAAGGATCTTCCTCAAACCTTTTTATTGTTAAAGACGGCACGCTAATCACGCATCCTGCAACTAATTTAATTTTAAATGGAATCACAAGGCAAATCATTCTTAAACTTGCCCGTCAAGCTAATATTCCGATCAAAGAGCAGGCTTTTACTCTAGAACAACTAAAAGAGGCAGACGAAGTGTTTCTGACTAGTACTACTCAAGAAGTTACCCCTATCGTTTCTACAAAAGGTGATTTAAAGACTACTTTTTCAATTGGGACTGTAACAAGAACGTTACAAAAATTATTTATCGATTATCGGGAAACATCATCTGGAGAATAA